The following are encoded together in the Tatumella ptyseos genome:
- a CDS encoding haloacid dehalogenase type II — MAVFTPKFITFDCYGTLINFDMAGAARRCYADRVGAEIMPLFITDFARYRLDEVLGPWKPYYNIVDGALQRTCRKWKVEWQPEDSDFIYEDCKTWTAHPDVPSGLSRIAPHIPLVLLTNSMDDLITHHVPRLGAPIHMTITAEETGAYKPAMRGFEVMLNKLGCGPEDILHVSSSLRYDLMTAHDLGITHKVFVNRGHEPGCPEYGYTEIHDISELPSVVGL, encoded by the coding sequence ATGGCTGTGTTTACCCCCAAATTTATTACTTTTGACTGTTATGGGACGTTAATTAACTTTGATATGGCAGGCGCGGCACGCCGCTGTTATGCCGACCGTGTGGGTGCCGAGATAATGCCATTATTTATAACTGACTTTGCACGCTACCGACTCGATGAAGTTCTAGGACCTTGGAAGCCCTACTACAACATTGTCGATGGAGCACTTCAACGAACCTGTCGTAAGTGGAAAGTTGAGTGGCAACCAGAGGACAGTGACTTTATTTACGAGGATTGTAAAACGTGGACGGCACATCCAGATGTTCCTTCTGGTTTGAGCAGAATTGCGCCACATATTCCGTTGGTCCTACTTACCAATTCAATGGATGACTTAATTACCCATCATGTACCCCGTTTAGGAGCGCCGATTCATATGACGATTACGGCAGAGGAAACTGGGGCGTACAAACCCGCGATGCGTGGTTTTGAAGTGATGCTTAATAAATTGGGTTGTGGCCCAGAAGATATTCTTCATGTTTCTTCAAGCTTACGATATGACTTGATGACAGCGCATGACCTCGGTATCACTCACAAGGTATTTGTTAATCGGGGGCATGAACCAGGGTGTCCTGAATATGGTTACACTGAAATCCATGATATCAGTGAGCTACCAAGTGTCGTGGGACTCTGA
- a CDS encoding NAD(P)/FAD-dependent oxidoreductase: protein MKMESFWQSTAPIFTGECQQPLPATADVVIIGGGFSGISAARNLARQGLQVVVLESEKIMSQASARNGGHCNTGVAQNFASLVASKGLEKATEFYRAYDDAVSYVASVIDEERIDCDFRLCGKLKLASKPAHLASLQTAAKLMSETVDPEVMLLSATETRDEVSSDAFYGGLLQKRGGQMHMGKFGIGLAQSAVRAGAKIYQHHAVTALTRLSGYQHRIETAKGSIVAEKVLLATGCSDKGPFPWFQRRIVPVGSFIITTVPLPATQLAQLLPHDRTYVTSMNIGNYFRTTADNRLVFGGRARFSMSNPTQDARSGEVLRASLKTLFPQLASIPIDYCWGGLVDMSADRLPHAGEQNGVFFTMGYSGHGTQMSVWMGKVMADLIGEKKDSNPWGTESWPAVPGYFGKPWFLPLTGLYYKTKDRLF, encoded by the coding sequence ATGAAAATGGAATCCTTTTGGCAGAGTACGGCTCCCATTTTTACCGGAGAGTGCCAACAGCCGCTTCCAGCTACGGCTGACGTCGTGATTATAGGTGGAGGCTTTAGTGGGATTTCGGCCGCTAGAAACTTAGCACGGCAAGGGCTGCAGGTTGTTGTGCTTGAAAGTGAAAAGATCATGAGCCAAGCCTCTGCACGTAATGGTGGGCATTGTAATACCGGTGTTGCACAAAACTTTGCCAGCCTTGTTGCGAGCAAAGGACTTGAGAAGGCAACGGAATTTTACCGCGCTTATGACGATGCGGTCAGCTATGTTGCTTCAGTGATCGATGAGGAGAGAATCGATTGCGATTTTCGCTTATGTGGCAAGCTAAAACTAGCCAGTAAACCTGCACACCTCGCATCATTGCAAACTGCAGCGAAGCTAATGAGTGAAACCGTCGACCCAGAAGTGATGTTACTTTCTGCCACTGAGACACGAGATGAGGTCAGTAGCGATGCCTTTTACGGGGGGCTATTGCAAAAGCGTGGTGGCCAAATGCATATGGGAAAATTCGGTATCGGGTTGGCCCAATCAGCCGTCCGCGCCGGTGCAAAAATTTATCAACATCATGCTGTCACCGCGTTAACGCGATTATCTGGTTATCAGCATCGCATTGAGACAGCAAAAGGTTCCATCGTTGCTGAAAAAGTCTTATTAGCGACGGGCTGTTCGGATAAAGGGCCATTTCCTTGGTTTCAGCGTCGGATTGTGCCCGTTGGAAGTTTCATCATCACTACCGTGCCGTTACCTGCAACGCAACTAGCACAGCTCCTACCTCATGATCGAACCTATGTTACTTCAATGAATATAGGCAATTATTTCCGCACAACAGCAGATAACCGCTTAGTGTTCGGTGGCAGAGCACGTTTTTCAATGAGTAATCCGACACAAGATGCTCGAAGTGGCGAGGTGTTACGCGCCTCGTTGAAAACTCTCTTTCCACAACTGGCTTCAATACCCATCGATTATTGCTGGGGAGGGTTAGTGGATATGAGCGCGGATCGATTACCGCATGCTGGCGAACAAAATGGCGTGTTCTTTACGATGGGGTATAGCGGCCATGGTACTCAAATGTCGGTGTGGATGGGAAAAGTCATGGCAGACCTCATTGGGGAAAAGAAAGACAGTAATCCATGGGGAACGGAAAGCTGGCCAGCAGTACCCGGGTATTTTGGTAAGCCTTGGTTCTTACCTCTTACAGGGCTCTATTACAAAACCAAAGATCGTCTGTTCTGA
- a CDS encoding aldehyde dehydrogenase family protein — MLSFDPDNLSFCTGNYIDGQHIPSNNDQIQVHRPSDGKPYALIPESGIEGVTQAVEIAEEKRMSSGWSSSSPRQRGAILRRWAELIEEDATYLGQLEALGSTRPITDVINHEIPFTAEAIRFYAECADKYSGDLLPTRKESLGMLIPEPYGVVGAITPWNFPLSMASWKCGPALAAGNAVVLKPSELTPFSTLRLAELAVKAGLPAGVLNIVQGSGLHTGSELVKHPLIRKVSFTGSTVTGAQIMSDAGFNGMKPVTLELGGKSPQLVFNDAGNPVDIAQRIARGFTANGGQACVAGTRLIVQRAIAPALLEQLILLCQQYRPGYTWLENSRYSPLIDSRQGNKVQRLIQQSCIEGGEVLVGGKRFEHTEGGWFWQPTLLINVAEDNCAVQEEIFGPVLTVQYFDDEEEGIALAQHDIYGLCAGVHTQNLTTAMRSIQSLNTGTVWVNRYGRSGDFIIPTGGFMGSGIGKDLGRQAFQACQRQKSVLIDF, encoded by the coding sequence ATGCTAAGTTTTGATCCGGATAATCTTTCGTTTTGTACTGGGAACTATATTGATGGTCAGCATATCCCATCAAACAATGATCAGATTCAAGTCCATCGCCCCTCAGATGGTAAACCCTATGCGCTAATCCCTGAAAGCGGTATTGAGGGGGTTACCCAGGCGGTAGAGATTGCTGAAGAGAAACGAATGAGTAGTGGCTGGTCAAGCAGTTCACCCCGGCAGCGTGGAGCCATTTTGCGTCGATGGGCAGAGTTAATTGAAGAGGATGCCACTTATCTTGGACAACTCGAAGCTTTAGGGTCTACACGTCCCATTACTGATGTCATCAACCACGAGATTCCGTTTACTGCAGAGGCAATCCGTTTTTACGCGGAATGTGCTGATAAGTATAGCGGTGATTTATTACCGACCCGAAAAGAGAGTCTAGGGATGTTGATCCCAGAGCCTTATGGTGTCGTCGGAGCAATTACCCCCTGGAACTTTCCTCTATCAATGGCTTCATGGAAGTGTGGTCCAGCCTTGGCAGCGGGTAATGCGGTAGTGTTAAAACCTTCGGAACTCACTCCATTTTCGACACTTCGTTTAGCGGAATTGGCGGTTAAAGCGGGCTTACCTGCGGGCGTACTCAACATCGTTCAGGGTAGTGGTCTTCACACTGGAAGCGAGTTAGTTAAACATCCGCTTATTCGTAAAGTTTCATTCACTGGATCGACGGTGACAGGGGCGCAAATTATGAGTGATGCGGGGTTCAATGGTATGAAACCCGTCACTCTCGAGCTTGGTGGTAAAAGTCCGCAATTAGTTTTTAACGATGCCGGTAATCCCGTTGATATAGCACAACGTATTGCTCGCGGTTTCACCGCTAATGGCGGCCAAGCCTGTGTGGCAGGTACGCGGCTTATTGTTCAGCGCGCTATTGCCCCAGCGTTACTTGAGCAACTTATCCTTTTATGTCAGCAGTACCGACCAGGTTATACCTGGTTAGAAAATTCTCGTTATTCTCCCCTCATTGATAGTCGTCAGGGTAATAAGGTGCAACGCCTTATCCAGCAGTCATGCATTGAAGGTGGTGAAGTATTGGTAGGGGGTAAGCGATTCGAGCACACCGAAGGGGGCTGGTTTTGGCAGCCGACACTGCTTATCAATGTTGCAGAAGATAATTGTGCCGTACAGGAAGAAATTTTTGGCCCAGTACTCACTGTACAGTATTTCGATGACGAAGAAGAGGGGATTGCTCTCGCGCAACACGATATCTATGGCTTATGTGCTGGTGTTCATACGCAAAATTTAACGACCGCAATGCGCTCAATTCAATCTTTGAATACTGGAACAGTTTGGGTCAATCGCTATGGACGAAGCGGTGATTTCATTATTCCAACAGGTGGTTTCATGGGTTCTGGGATTGGTAAAGATCTGGGACGTCAGGCTTTCCAGGCCTGCCAGCGTCAGAAAAGTGTACTCATCGATTTTTAA